A portion of the Stigmatella aurantiaca DW4/3-1 genome contains these proteins:
- a CDS encoding GMC family oxidoreductase: MTKAPVDVCIIGSGAGGAPMALELGRAGLKVVVLEKGAHYRPKDFVHDEILNSRRNFFMPMPWEEPHLVRQGAHGRYERSNAAWTANCVGGGTVHMSGYFYRLKPVDFRLRSTLGKLDGANLADWPISYEDLAPFYDQAEAELGVSGASVPHPFAEPRSKPYPLPPLDVHPIAQEIDRVCREMHWHSLPTARGIISQPYRGRAGCAYCALCGSYGCEVGAKSGTDASLIPAALATGNVELRPGCMARSVEVDKAGRARSVVYQDPDGVEQEQPAKLIVVSCTAVESARLLLNSTSSRFPKGLANGSGQVGRNLMFSSFGESRALFRLSQSQTSRPWLKAPGPFVNRSLQDFYLMPDDRFGFRKGGTLGFMWAHPNPIFAAVGLAGQGTEGVFGKALKDKLRTYRDSRILQFEVYGEFLATPGTYVTVEPGVKDKYGLPVAAITLDRHPMDFVATRFLVERGEEILLSLEPDSLQRLGVSGETTILQHGTCRFGNDPATSVLDKDCRAHEVPNLYVVDGSFMPSAGSVPSTLTIVANSFRVAHHLLRKLKKG; encoded by the coding sequence ATGACGAAGGCGCCGGTGGACGTCTGCATCATCGGCAGCGGCGCGGGGGGCGCCCCCATGGCGCTGGAGCTGGGCCGCGCGGGGCTCAAGGTCGTGGTGCTGGAGAAGGGCGCGCATTACCGGCCCAAGGACTTCGTCCACGACGAGATTCTCAACAGCCGCCGCAACTTCTTCATGCCCATGCCGTGGGAGGAGCCCCACCTGGTCCGCCAGGGCGCGCACGGCCGCTACGAGCGCTCCAACGCCGCCTGGACCGCCAACTGCGTGGGCGGCGGCACCGTGCACATGAGCGGTTACTTCTACCGGCTCAAGCCGGTGGATTTCCGGCTCCGCTCCACGCTGGGCAAGCTCGACGGGGCCAACCTGGCCGACTGGCCCATCTCCTATGAGGATCTGGCTCCCTTCTACGACCAAGCCGAGGCGGAGCTCGGTGTCTCGGGGGCATCCGTTCCCCATCCCTTCGCCGAGCCCCGGAGCAAGCCCTACCCACTGCCGCCCCTGGACGTGCACCCCATCGCGCAAGAGATCGACCGGGTGTGCCGCGAGATGCACTGGCATTCCCTGCCCACCGCGCGCGGCATCATCAGCCAACCCTACCGGGGCCGGGCGGGCTGCGCGTACTGCGCGCTGTGCGGAAGCTATGGCTGCGAGGTAGGCGCCAAGAGCGGAACCGATGCCAGCCTCATCCCCGCCGCGCTCGCCACGGGAAACGTGGAGCTGCGCCCTGGGTGCATGGCCCGCTCGGTGGAGGTCGACAAGGCGGGACGGGCCCGGAGCGTCGTGTACCAGGACCCGGACGGCGTGGAGCAGGAGCAACCCGCGAAGCTCATCGTGGTCTCCTGCACGGCGGTGGAGAGCGCACGGCTGCTGCTCAACTCCACCTCATCGCGCTTTCCGAAGGGGCTGGCGAATGGCAGCGGCCAGGTGGGCCGCAACCTGATGTTCAGCTCTTTTGGCGAGTCCCGCGCCCTCTTCCGCCTCTCCCAGAGCCAAACCTCCCGGCCCTGGCTGAAGGCCCCGGGGCCCTTCGTCAACCGGAGCCTCCAGGACTTCTATCTGATGCCCGACGATCGGTTCGGCTTCCGCAAAGGGGGAACGCTGGGCTTCATGTGGGCTCACCCCAACCCCATCTTCGCGGCGGTGGGGCTCGCGGGCCAGGGCACGGAAGGGGTCTTCGGAAAGGCCCTGAAGGACAAGCTGCGAACGTACCGGGATTCGCGCATCCTCCAGTTCGAGGTGTACGGCGAGTTCCTCGCCACGCCGGGCACCTATGTGACGGTCGAGCCGGGCGTGAAGGACAAGTACGGCCTGCCCGTCGCCGCCATCACGCTGGACCGGCACCCCATGGACTTCGTGGCCACTCGCTTCCTCGTCGAGCGGGGCGAGGAGATCCTCCTGAGCCTGGAGCCGGACAGCCTGCAGCGCCTGGGCGTGTCCGGGGAGACGACCATCCTCCAGCATGGCACCTGCCGCTTCGGCAACGACCCGGCCACCTCCGTGCTCGACAAGGATTGCCGGGCACACGAGGTGCCCAACCTCTATGTGGTGGACGGCAGCTTCATGCCCAGCGCCGGCAGCGTGCCCTCCACGCTCACCATCGTGGCCAACAGCTTCCGCGTGGCCCACCACCTCCTGCGCAAGCTCAAGAAGGGCTGA
- the xylB gene encoding xylulokinase, whose product MYLGIDVGTSSVKAVLVGEGERILGSASAALEVTRPHPGWSEQAPEAWVRACEQVLDELAATHRAEMAAVEGLGLSGQMHGAVLLGEGDKPLRPAILWNDGRSEAECRVLEERCPRLRELAGNIAMPGFTAPKLLWAAKHEPDVFAKLRKVLLPKDYLRLFLTGEHVSDMSDAAGTLWLDVAKRDWSDELLAATGLTREHMPRLVEGSQVSGRLRPELARRWGMTRAPVVAGGGGDNAASAVGIGAVRPGSAFVSLGTSGVLFVSNARFSPNTEGAVHAFCHAVPGIWHQMGVILSAAASLEWLSTLLNLPAPTLTAELGERVQGPSPVKFLPYLSGERTPHNDASARGAFVGLAHGQGREALTQAVLEGVAFAFADCLRVLSDAGTEIVRASAVGGGSRSHLWLKILASVLDRPLDVHAEGDFGGAFGAARLGRLAATDENPLAVAVPPPVAQVVEPEASWVPQYAEAYARWRELYPALKGRF is encoded by the coding sequence GTGTACCTCGGCATCGACGTGGGGACTTCGTCCGTCAAGGCCGTGCTCGTGGGGGAGGGCGAGCGCATTCTCGGGAGCGCCAGCGCGGCCTTGGAGGTCACCCGGCCCCATCCGGGCTGGTCGGAGCAGGCGCCGGAAGCCTGGGTGAGGGCTTGTGAGCAGGTCCTGGACGAACTGGCCGCCACGCACCGCGCGGAGATGGCGGCCGTCGAGGGGCTGGGCCTGTCCGGACAGATGCACGGGGCGGTGCTGCTGGGGGAGGGGGACAAGCCCTTGCGCCCGGCGATTCTCTGGAACGATGGGCGCTCGGAGGCCGAGTGCCGCGTGCTCGAGGAGCGCTGCCCTCGCTTGAGGGAGCTCGCGGGCAACATCGCCATGCCAGGCTTCACCGCGCCCAAGCTGCTCTGGGCTGCGAAGCACGAGCCGGACGTCTTCGCGAAGCTCCGCAAGGTGCTGCTGCCCAAGGACTACCTCCGGCTGTTCCTGACCGGCGAACACGTGTCGGACATGTCCGACGCCGCGGGGACCCTCTGGCTCGACGTGGCGAAGCGCGACTGGTCGGACGAACTGCTCGCGGCCACGGGGCTCACGCGGGAGCACATGCCGCGCCTCGTGGAGGGCTCTCAGGTTTCGGGGAGGCTGCGGCCCGAGCTGGCCCGCAGGTGGGGCATGACGCGGGCCCCGGTGGTGGCCGGGGGGGGCGGAGACAACGCCGCGAGCGCCGTGGGCATTGGCGCCGTCCGGCCTGGCTCCGCCTTCGTCTCGCTGGGCACCTCGGGCGTGCTCTTCGTGTCGAACGCGCGCTTCTCCCCCAATACGGAGGGGGCGGTGCATGCCTTCTGCCATGCGGTGCCGGGTATCTGGCACCAGATGGGCGTCATCCTGTCCGCCGCGGCCAGCCTGGAGTGGCTGTCGACGCTCCTGAACCTGCCCGCGCCCACCCTGACGGCGGAGCTGGGGGAGCGCGTGCAAGGTCCCTCTCCGGTGAAGTTCCTGCCGTACCTCTCGGGAGAGCGCACGCCGCACAATGATGCCTCGGCCCGAGGGGCCTTCGTGGGACTGGCGCACGGGCAGGGGCGAGAGGCGCTGACCCAGGCGGTGCTGGAAGGCGTGGCCTTCGCCTTCGCGGACTGCCTGAGGGTTCTCTCCGACGCGGGAACGGAGATCGTCCGGGCCTCCGCGGTGGGTGGGGGCTCTCGCTCGCACCTCTGGCTGAAGATCCTCGCGAGCGTGCTGGACCGGCCACTCGACGTGCACGCGGAGGGAGACTTCGGGGGGGCGTTCGGGGCGGCCCGGCTGGGCCGGTTGGCCGCGACGGACGAGAATCCGCTCGCGGTGGCTGTCCCGCCTCCGGTCGCCCAGGTGGTGGAGCCCGAGGCCTCGTGGGTTCCTCAGTACGCGGAGGCATACGCGCGCTGGCGTGAGCTCTACCCAGCGCTCAAGGGCCGGTTTTGA
- a CDS encoding carbohydrate ABC transporter permease, whose protein sequence is MSKLNQRRRTLETLRAIASWVVALIVFFPILWMVLTSFKTELEAFAMPPEFVFRPTLENYREIMERSDYMHFAWNSLLTSGGSTLLGMLVAVPAAYGFAFHPTLRTRGTLMWMLSTKMLPGVGVLVPIYLISRNLGLLDSRMLLVVIFALINLPIMVWMIYTYFRDIPRDILEAARMDGATTLQEIYRVLLPVSRGGLASTALLALILSWNEAFWSLNLTTTHAAPLSALVASFSSPEGLFWAKLSAVSTLACAPIIVIGWGSQKQLVRGLTFGAVK, encoded by the coding sequence ATGTCCAAGCTGAACCAACGCCGACGGACCCTCGAAACATTGCGCGCGATTGCCTCCTGGGTCGTCGCATTGATCGTCTTCTTCCCCATCCTGTGGATGGTGCTCACCAGCTTCAAGACCGAGCTGGAAGCCTTCGCCATGCCTCCGGAGTTCGTCTTCCGGCCGACGCTGGAGAACTACCGGGAGATCATGGAGCGCAGCGACTACATGCACTTCGCCTGGAACTCGCTCTTGACCAGCGGCGGCTCCACGCTGCTCGGCATGCTGGTGGCGGTGCCGGCCGCCTACGGGTTCGCCTTCCACCCCACCCTGCGCACGCGCGGAACGCTGATGTGGATGCTCTCCACCAAGATGCTGCCGGGCGTGGGCGTGCTGGTGCCCATCTACCTCATCTCCCGGAACCTGGGCCTGCTCGACTCGCGCATGCTGCTGGTGGTCATCTTCGCGCTGATCAACCTGCCCATCATGGTGTGGATGATCTACACGTACTTCCGCGACATCCCACGCGACATCCTCGAGGCCGCGCGCATGGACGGCGCCACCACCCTCCAGGAGATCTACCGCGTCCTGCTCCCCGTGAGCCGGGGCGGGCTGGCCTCCACCGCGCTGCTCGCCCTCATCCTGAGCTGGAACGAGGCGTTCTGGTCGCTGAACCTCACCACCACCCACGCCGCGCCCCTGAGCGCGCTGGTGGCCTCCTTCTCGAGCCCAGAAGGTCTCTTCTGGGCCAAGCTCTCGGCCGTCTCCACCCTCGCCTGCGCGCCCATCATCGTGATTGGGTGGGGCTCACAGAAACAGCTCGTCCGCGGCCTCACCTTTGGCGCCGTTAAGTAA
- a CDS encoding gluconate 2-dehydrogenase subunit 3 family protein — MARKRPSSKRLSRRSFIQRLTFFGGGVVLLGSTACKRSSPEEASQALPTPLADSPHGTFTGREFATVAAACERILPRDEDPGAQDAQVPAYVDRMLQTPELKQMKSDFLQGLAALERRSRSMFQKGFTEALPAQQDDLLAIFKDSRPGSGEAHFYELLLVLTLEGFLGDPSYGGNKDRVGWRLVGFDTVGTVAMAPPEGYDGPKCLRECGEHR; from the coding sequence ATGGCCCGCAAACGCCCCTCCTCCAAGCGCCTGTCCCGGCGCTCCTTCATCCAGCGGCTGACCTTCTTCGGCGGAGGGGTGGTGCTCCTGGGCTCCACGGCCTGCAAACGCTCCTCCCCGGAAGAGGCCTCGCAGGCCCTGCCCACCCCGCTCGCGGACTCTCCCCACGGCACCTTCACCGGCAGGGAGTTTGCCACCGTGGCCGCCGCCTGCGAGCGCATCCTCCCGCGTGACGAGGATCCCGGTGCGCAGGACGCCCAGGTGCCCGCCTACGTCGACCGGATGCTCCAGACTCCGGAGCTGAAGCAGATGAAGAGCGACTTTCTCCAGGGGCTCGCCGCATTGGAGCGCCGCTCCCGGAGCATGTTTCAGAAAGGCTTCACCGAGGCCCTCCCCGCCCAGCAGGACGACCTGCTGGCGATCTTCAAGGACAGCAGGCCCGGCAGCGGGGAGGCGCACTTCTATGAGCTGCTCCTGGTGCTGACGCTGGAGGGCTTCCTGGGAGATCCGTCCTACGGCGGCAACAAGGACCGGGTGGGCTGGAGGCTGGTGGGCTTCGACACCGTGGGCACCGTGGCCATGGCGCCTCCCGAGGGCTACGACGGACCGAAGTGCCTGCGTGAGTGCGGTGAGCATCGATGA
- a CDS encoding serine/threonine protein kinase yields the protein MDPALPENLPPGTLLGPWRLIGRVGRGAYGAVYRAVRAGQEHAGTVALKLSLYSLEGRFEREAEVLSRVRHPGVPRLLGRGEWVGGPWRVTYPYLVMDWVEGKSLYGWARERPPNSSQVLCLLGRLCRALQAVHETHCLHRDVKGDNILVGLGGEAFLVDFGCGTYPEASPLTDSPLAPGTLLYRSPQALRHQWMHRRDGEHYKAGPEDDVYALGVAAYRLVTGVYPPPGTDLEARQGMRRGARPMRQPPHVLVHQVSPELSALIERMLADTPAERGSARELADAFEAAVGRRPKRIMRLDSSRARAPIWAALAGAALVGLVIWMATWRSPEGAWRTFPQGGQAEAGTVGVADASMTLEALSAAACHGVDEPRGSLAWEMPKQPLTGQKRPPCNPRRETEIRSGCWALLKAQPPCEDGGYEWDGKCFLPVPARPRPNTSNYP from the coding sequence ATGGACCCAGCCCTTCCCGAGAACCTTCCCCCTGGTACCCTCCTAGGCCCCTGGCGCCTGATAGGCCGTGTGGGCAGAGGGGCTTACGGCGCCGTCTACCGGGCCGTGAGGGCAGGGCAGGAGCACGCGGGGACTGTGGCCCTCAAGTTGTCCCTGTACTCCCTTGAAGGACGCTTCGAACGCGAAGCGGAAGTGCTGTCCCGGGTTCGGCACCCGGGAGTTCCGCGCCTGCTCGGCCGGGGCGAATGGGTCGGAGGTCCCTGGAGGGTGACCTACCCCTATCTCGTCATGGATTGGGTGGAGGGCAAATCCCTCTATGGGTGGGCGAGGGAGCGTCCTCCCAACTCGAGCCAGGTGCTCTGTCTGCTGGGGCGGCTCTGCCGCGCACTCCAAGCGGTACACGAAACACACTGCCTGCACCGGGACGTCAAAGGGGACAATATCCTCGTAGGGCTCGGCGGAGAGGCCTTCCTGGTGGACTTTGGCTGCGGGACATACCCAGAGGCTTCTCCGCTCACGGACAGCCCCTTGGCGCCAGGGACGCTGCTATATCGAAGCCCCCAAGCCCTTCGCCATCAATGGATGCACCGGCGCGATGGAGAGCATTACAAGGCTGGGCCCGAGGACGATGTGTATGCCCTGGGCGTCGCGGCCTACCGTCTGGTGACGGGGGTGTACCCTCCGCCGGGAACGGATCTGGAAGCGCGGCAGGGGATGCGCCGGGGCGCCCGGCCCATGCGCCAACCGCCTCACGTGCTTGTCCACCAGGTGAGCCCGGAACTCTCGGCCCTCATCGAGCGAATGCTGGCGGACACTCCCGCGGAGCGAGGCAGCGCACGCGAACTGGCGGATGCGTTCGAGGCTGCGGTGGGACGCCGCCCAAAGCGCATCATGCGTTTGGATTCATCCAGAGCACGTGCTCCGATTTGGGCTGCTTTGGCGGGGGCGGCCCTGGTGGGCTTGGTTATCTGGATGGCGACGTGGCGCTCTCCCGAGGGCGCTTGGAGGACTTTTCCCCAGGGAGGGCAGGCGGAGGCGGGGACGGTGGGAGTGGCCGATGCATCCATGACACTGGAGGCGCTTTCCGCAGCGGCTTGCCATGGGGTTGATGAGCCCAGGGGCTCTCTGGCCTGGGAGATGCCCAAGCAGCCCTTGACGGGACAGAAGAGGCCCCCTTGCAATCCCCGTCGGGAGACGGAGATTCGAAGTGGGTGTTGGGCTCTTTTGAAGGCGCAGCCACCTTGCGAGGACGGTGGATACGAGTGGGACGGAAAGTGTTTCTTACCGGTACCAGCCCGTCCCCGGCCCAATACCTCGAACTACCCTTAA
- a CDS encoding ABC transporter ATP-binding protein, with the protein MATLDIRSLTKSFGDTRVIKGVDLRVEDHEFCVFLGPSGCGKSTLLRLIAGLEEATSGEILLDGKPITDLPPARRNLAMVFQSYALYPHMTVRQNMSFALDLAKVEPSVIEEKVRRTARILELEPLLDRKPAALSGGQRQRVAIGRAIVREPRIFLFDEPLSNLDASLRAQMRLEIARLHQEFKATMIYVTHDQVEAMTLADKVVLFNGGNIEQRGSPQELYHHPVNRFVAGFLGTPQMAFLEATQQGDSLSLANGQTIAAPTELKRSEQGRRVTLGLRPEQLTLTETGQGTLDGRIEVIERLGSDAYVYLTIPNLGRLTVRCPGDLAATAGSPAAVRIKPNGYHVFDADGVALFHPQPA; encoded by the coding sequence ATGGCAACACTCGACATCCGTTCCCTGACCAAATCCTTCGGAGACACCCGCGTCATCAAAGGCGTGGATCTGCGCGTCGAGGATCACGAGTTCTGCGTCTTCCTGGGCCCCTCGGGCTGTGGCAAGTCCACGTTGCTGCGGCTGATCGCCGGCCTGGAAGAGGCCACCTCGGGTGAGATCCTCCTCGATGGCAAGCCCATCACGGACCTGCCCCCGGCCCGGCGCAACCTGGCGATGGTGTTCCAGTCCTACGCGCTCTATCCCCACATGACCGTCCGGCAGAACATGTCCTTCGCGCTGGATCTGGCCAAGGTCGAGCCCAGCGTCATCGAGGAGAAGGTGCGGCGCACCGCGCGCATCCTGGAATTGGAGCCTCTGCTCGACCGCAAACCCGCCGCGCTCTCCGGTGGCCAGCGGCAGCGCGTCGCCATTGGCCGCGCCATCGTCCGCGAGCCGCGCATCTTCCTGTTCGACGAGCCGCTCTCCAACCTGGATGCCTCCCTGCGCGCGCAGATGCGTCTGGAGATCGCCCGCCTGCACCAGGAGTTCAAGGCGACGATGATCTACGTCACCCACGACCAGGTCGAGGCCATGACCCTGGCCGACAAGGTGGTCCTCTTCAACGGGGGCAACATCGAGCAACGGGGCTCGCCCCAGGAGCTCTACCATCACCCCGTCAACCGCTTTGTCGCCGGATTCCTCGGCACGCCGCAGATGGCCTTCCTGGAGGCCACCCAGCAAGGCGACTCCTTGTCCCTGGCGAATGGACAGACCATCGCCGCGCCCACGGAGCTCAAGCGCTCGGAGCAGGGCCGCCGCGTGACGCTCGGCCTCCGCCCCGAGCAGCTCACACTGACCGAGACCGGACAGGGCACCTTGGACGGCCGCATCGAGGTCATCGAGCGGCTGGGCAGCGATGCCTACGTGTACCTCACCATCCCCAACCTGGGCCGGCTCACCGTCCGGTGCCCCGGCGACCTGGCCGCCACGGCGGGCTCGCCCGCCGCCGTGCGCATCAAGCCCAATGGCTATCATGTCTTCGACGCCGACGGCGTGGCCCTCTTCCACCCTCAGCCTGCCTGA
- a CDS encoding carbohydrate kinase family protein, with protein MIISCGEALIDLIPDKADGNLFQAVPGGSPFNTALALARLGAPTAFLGRLSRDAFGTQLAQVLEDNGVNLRLLVRGPELTTLAFVKKVEGQASYAFYTQGTADRLLQPGDLPQIPDGAILHWGLGAVVLDGAPVASTLEALFRQEKERRLLSFDPNIRPPVIGAAHLPAYAKRLTEALATFHLIKASDEDLAALFPGGRMEDIAQRWLERGPSIVVVTRGGEGASVFRQGGARLDVPAAKLAKFGDTVGAGDSFTAGLLTRLYERGVRRGAELTALDDTTLKECATFAARVAAKTCEHEGCNPPRRSELG; from the coding sequence ATGATCATCAGCTGTGGCGAAGCCCTCATCGATCTGATCCCGGACAAGGCAGACGGAAACCTCTTCCAGGCCGTCCCGGGCGGCTCACCGTTCAACACCGCCCTGGCCCTGGCCCGGCTGGGGGCGCCCACGGCCTTTCTGGGCCGGCTCTCCCGGGACGCTTTCGGGACGCAGCTCGCCCAGGTCCTGGAGGACAACGGCGTCAACCTCCGGCTGCTCGTCCGCGGGCCGGAGCTGACGACGCTGGCCTTCGTCAAGAAAGTGGAGGGCCAAGCCAGCTACGCCTTCTACACGCAGGGCACCGCGGACCGGCTGCTTCAGCCAGGCGATCTTCCGCAGATTCCGGACGGAGCCATCCTCCACTGGGGATTGGGCGCCGTGGTGCTCGATGGGGCTCCGGTGGCGTCCACCCTGGAGGCGTTGTTCCGCCAGGAGAAGGAGCGGCGGCTGCTCTCCTTCGATCCCAACATCCGGCCACCCGTCATTGGCGCGGCCCATCTCCCCGCCTATGCGAAGCGCCTCACCGAGGCCCTGGCGACCTTCCACCTCATCAAGGCCAGTGACGAGGATCTCGCCGCGCTGTTTCCCGGCGGCCGGATGGAAGACATCGCCCAGCGCTGGCTGGAGCGCGGCCCGTCCATCGTGGTGGTGACGCGTGGCGGAGAAGGGGCTTCCGTCTTCCGCCAGGGGGGGGCCCGGCTCGATGTGCCCGCCGCGAAGCTGGCGAAGTTCGGCGACACGGTGGGCGCAGGAGACAGCTTCACTGCCGGACTGCTGACCCGGCTCTATGAGCGAGGCGTCCGCCGGGGCGCGGAACTCACCGCCCTGGATGACACTACCTTGAAGGAGTGCGCCACCTTCGCCGCCCGCGTCGCCGCGAAGACGTGTGAGCACGAAGGCTGCAACCCTCCCCGGCGCTCGGAGCTCGGTTAG
- a CDS encoding mannitol dehydrogenase family protein, with protein sequence MHPLDQAHLSTLPSSVVRPGYDRSKVKAGIAHIGVGGFHRAHLAIYLDRALARPGQERWGLCGINLLPQDAPMAAAMKRQDGLYTVSEMAPDGTHTSRVVEAMVEYLYAQDNPRAVLDRLSQPDIRIVSLTITEGGYLIDERGQFNLKHPSVVYDLEHPGEPRSAFGYIVEALDRRRKAGIKPFTVMSCDNLRHNGVQARRACVAFAKAKDPELAAWIEREVGFPNAMVDRITPATDNATRQKLRDLTGVDDAAPVICEDFIQWVLEDDFRNGRPEWDAVGVMITPDVSPYEEAKIRLLNATHTMLSYPAYLAGFRKVDDVLHDELFTQYLRDFLNLDAGYWLKSLPGLEIDAYKAKLLQRFGNRAVGDQVARLCMDGGSKISGFLLPTLHEILKHGRPYHRIAFFLASYERYLKGKDERGEAYPIVEPNARQLLERVIQSSSPSTLLELTEVVGTQLPAHPGFVALYLQLRQKIDTQGVVATLKEIVAAGDKLPADAAS encoded by the coding sequence ATGCACCCACTTGATCAGGCCCACCTCTCCACGCTTCCCTCCTCGGTCGTCCGCCCCGGCTACGACCGCAGCAAGGTGAAAGCAGGCATCGCCCACATTGGCGTGGGCGGATTCCACCGCGCGCACCTGGCCATCTACCTCGACCGCGCCCTGGCCCGTCCCGGACAGGAGCGGTGGGGGTTGTGCGGCATCAACCTGCTGCCCCAGGACGCCCCCATGGCCGCGGCGATGAAGCGCCAGGATGGGCTCTACACCGTCAGCGAGATGGCCCCGGATGGCACGCACACCTCGCGGGTCGTCGAGGCCATGGTCGAGTACCTCTACGCCCAGGACAACCCGCGGGCCGTGCTGGACCGGCTGAGCCAGCCCGACATCCGCATCGTCTCGCTGACCATCACCGAGGGAGGCTATCTCATCGACGAGCGCGGCCAGTTCAACCTGAAGCACCCCTCCGTCGTGTATGACCTGGAGCACCCGGGCGAGCCTCGCAGTGCGTTCGGATACATCGTCGAGGCGCTGGACCGCCGCCGCAAGGCGGGCATCAAGCCCTTCACCGTCATGTCCTGCGACAACCTGCGCCACAACGGCGTCCAGGCCCGCCGTGCGTGTGTCGCCTTCGCCAAGGCCAAGGATCCCGAGCTCGCCGCCTGGATCGAGCGCGAGGTGGGCTTCCCCAACGCCATGGTCGACCGCATCACCCCCGCGACGGACAACGCCACCCGTCAGAAGCTGCGCGACCTGACCGGCGTGGACGACGCGGCCCCGGTCATCTGTGAGGACTTCATCCAGTGGGTGCTGGAGGATGACTTCCGCAACGGCCGCCCCGAGTGGGATGCCGTCGGGGTGATGATCACCCCGGACGTGTCCCCGTACGAGGAGGCGAAGATCCGCCTGCTCAACGCGACCCACACCATGCTGTCGTATCCCGCCTACCTCGCGGGATTCCGCAAGGTGGATGACGTCCTGCACGATGAACTCTTCACCCAGTACCTGCGCGACTTCCTCAACCTCGACGCGGGGTATTGGCTGAAGTCCCTGCCCGGGCTCGAGATCGACGCTTACAAGGCCAAGCTGCTTCAGCGCTTCGGCAACCGCGCCGTCGGCGATCAGGTGGCCCGGCTGTGCATGGATGGAGGCTCGAAGATCTCGGGCTTCCTGCTGCCCACCCTGCACGAAATCCTGAAGCACGGGCGCCCCTATCACCGCATCGCGTTCTTCCTGGCGAGCTACGAGCGCTACCTCAAGGGCAAGGACGAGCGCGGCGAGGCGTACCCCATCGTCGAACCCAACGCGCGCCAGTTGCTGGAACGGGTCATCCAGAGTTCCTCCCCGTCGACGCTGCTCGAGCTGACCGAGGTCGTCGGCACCCAGCTCCCCGCGCACCCAGGCTTCGTTGCCCTGTACCTCCAGCTGCGCCAGAAGATCGACACGCAAGGGGTGGTGGCCACGCTGAAGGAAATCGTCGCCGCGGGCGACAAGCTTCCCGCGGACGCGGCCTCGTGA